In one Mucilaginibacter sp. PAMB04168 genomic region, the following are encoded:
- a CDS encoding CDP-alcohol phosphatidyltransferase family protein: MRRRVKKHVPNAITCANLFSGCVGIVFVTLQDNLIFAAYCIFLAAIFDFFDGLASRVLQSFSVIGKDLDSLADLVSFGVLPSFIMYRLFLQAPQIESVSPILNFIAFLIPVFSALRLAKFNNDERQLESFIGLPTPANAILIGSFPLIIKEHYAFFTAYILNPFFLAFFVIIMCMLLVIELPLMSLKFKNRDVQRNFYRYLLLLFSAILILFFKFAAVPAIIVMYIALSIIQLKFVKQ, encoded by the coding sequence ATGAGGAGACGCGTTAAAAAGCATGTACCCAACGCTATTACCTGTGCAAACCTGTTTAGCGGTTGTGTAGGAATTGTTTTTGTTACTTTACAGGATAACCTGATATTTGCTGCTTACTGCATTTTTTTAGCCGCCATTTTTGATTTTTTTGATGGTTTAGCTTCCCGCGTTCTGCAGTCGTTTTCTGTTATTGGTAAGGATCTTGATTCGTTGGCCGATTTGGTAAGCTTCGGCGTCTTACCTTCCTTTATCATGTACCGCCTGTTTTTACAAGCCCCTCAAATAGAAAGCGTAAGCCCCATTTTAAATTTCATTGCCTTCCTTATCCCGGTATTTTCGGCGTTAAGACTGGCTAAGTTTAATAATGATGAACGGCAGCTGGAAAGCTTTATAGGCCTGCCTACGCCGGCTAATGCTATTTTAATTGGTTCGTTTCCGCTTATTATTAAAGAGCATTACGCCTTTTTTACCGCTTACATTTTAAACCCGTTCTTCCTGGCGTTTTTCGTCATTATAATGTGCATGCTGCTGGTGATCGAACTGCCGCTCATGTCGCTTAAGTTTAAAAACCGCGATGTACAGCGTAATTTTTATCGTTATTTACTACTGCTCTTTTCGGCAATTTTGATATTGTTTTTTAAATTTGCCGCCGTACCTGCGATCATCGTTATGTATATCGCACTATCTATCATACAACTCAAATTCGTAAAGCAATGA
- a CDS encoding DUF5672 family protein, which produces MPLRPKFYERFSQYEYLLTCHMDAFVFKDELEKWFQMDYEYIGAVIYDPTYDLNNTFFRRITGLTNPEYFGNGGFSLKKVSSFL; this is translated from the coding sequence TTGCCACTTCGCCCAAAGTTTTATGAGCGATTTTCGCAGTATGAATACCTGCTTACCTGTCATATGGATGCCTTTGTATTTAAAGATGAGCTTGAAAAATGGTTTCAAATGGATTACGAATACATTGGTGCAGTAATTTATGATCCCACTTACGACTTAAACAACACTTTTTTCAGGCGTATAACCGGGCTTACTAATCCGGAGTACTTTGGCAATGGTGGGTTCAGTCTGAAAAAGGTATCGTCTTTTTTATGA
- a CDS encoding TonB-dependent receptor has translation MKLKFLGGLLLLILPVYIYASIAAFTGKVTDAKTNDPIIGATVTISQLKISTSTDANGAFTFDRLPARGRYVVEVRYLGYQTLVKTVDLSSPTALSFALTPSIIEAREVVVTGTLVTATSKYNSTSASVVSKEDLQGAYTNLIDALAKQVPGVSQITTGPGISKPVIRGLGYNRVVTLSDGVKQQGQQWGDEHGIEIDQYQADRVEVLRGAASLQYGSDAIGGVINLVEPLAPAPGNVRGEILSNYSTNNGLSGSSVMLTGNQNGFVWRGRGSYQNAYSYKTAEGYFPNSGYNNTNVSAMLGLNKSWGYSHLNLSYYKNNVGFFDPESEDELYTTEHSRSLAFPRQDIRHYKAALNNNFAIGEGSLKVDLGYQKNQRRELEESADPALFFDLNTYSLDAKYSLPHKNGWEPVVGLSGSIGHSVNKAKEKLVPDYNAYATGVFGFAKKTFGASSFSAGVRYDYIQSKGKQLFEDDEERFTGFNNTFNSISGALGYTHVFNENLNFKANAGSAFRAPNPAELGSNGVHEGTFRYEIGNGNLRPERSYQADATLEFGSGVVTGSLGVYENYVHNFIYASNTNNESIEILDEDLGDYPVYRYGQVNANLYGAEASLTLHPVSFIHFENTFNYTHAQNTTLNRPLAFIPAGTLRNTLRFEPKVKGLNSLYFYVGVDNAFKQTRIDPTFETPTASYTLLNAGIGTTIKLGKQELKLYVSGANLTNKRYYDALSRLKPGRLDQTNTNLGVYNPGRNITFGFFMPFSLK, from the coding sequence ATGAAATTAAAATTTTTGGGCGGCTTGTTGCTGCTTATACTGCCTGTTTATATATATGCCTCAATAGCCGCTTTTACCGGCAAGGTAACCGATGCTAAAACCAACGATCCTATCATAGGCGCTACGGTAACCATCTCACAATTGAAGATAAGTACCAGTACCGATGCAAACGGTGCATTTACCTTTGACAGACTACCGGCCCGCGGCCGTTATGTGGTTGAAGTTCGGTATCTGGGTTACCAAACCCTGGTTAAAACAGTCGACCTGTCGTCGCCTACTGCATTGAGCTTTGCCTTAACGCCCAGTATTATTGAGGCACGCGAAGTAGTTGTTACGGGTACATTGGTTACGGCAACCAGCAAATACAACAGTACATCTGCCAGCGTAGTCTCAAAAGAAGATTTGCAAGGCGCATATACCAACCTGATTGATGCGCTGGCCAAGCAAGTACCCGGTGTAAGTCAAATTACTACCGGGCCAGGCATATCCAAACCAGTTATCCGGGGGTTGGGCTACAACCGTGTGGTTACACTGAGCGATGGTGTAAAGCAGCAAGGCCAGCAATGGGGCGACGAGCACGGTATTGAAATTGACCAGTATCAGGCCGATAGGGTAGAAGTATTGCGCGGTGCGGCCTCATTACAATACGGGTCTGATGCTATTGGCGGTGTAATTAACCTGGTTGAACCACTGGCACCTGCACCAGGAAACGTTAGGGGCGAAATCTTATCTAACTATTCTACCAATAACGGTTTGAGTGGTTCGTCGGTAATGCTTACAGGTAACCAGAACGGCTTTGTGTGGCGCGGGCGTGGCTCTTACCAAAATGCTTATTCATATAAAACTGCCGAAGGCTATTTTCCAAACAGTGGTTATAATAATACTAATGTAAGCGCCATGCTGGGGCTTAATAAAAGCTGGGGCTATTCGCACCTTAATTTATCTTATTATAAAAATAATGTAGGCTTCTTCGACCCTGAGTCGGAAGATGAATTGTATACAACCGAGCATTCACGTTCGCTTGCTTTTCCGCGTCAGGATATAAGGCACTATAAAGCTGCTCTGAATAATAACTTTGCTATTGGCGAAGGCTCGTTAAAAGTTGATTTAGGTTATCAGAAAAATCAGCGCCGCGAATTGGAAGAAAGTGCTGATCCAGCTTTATTTTTCGATCTGAATACTTACTCGCTTGATGCTAAATATTCGCTTCCGCATAAAAACGGATGGGAACCGGTAGTAGGTTTGAGTGGAAGCATTGGGCACAGTGTAAACAAGGCCAAGGAAAAGTTAGTACCCGATTACAACGCCTATGCTACAGGTGTATTCGGTTTTGCTAAAAAGACTTTCGGCGCCAGCTCATTTAGTGCCGGCGTGCGTTATGATTATATCCAGAGCAAGGGCAAGCAGCTTTTTGAAGATGATGAAGAACGCTTCACAGGCTTCAATAATACTTTTAACAGTATTAGCGGTGCCTTGGGCTACACTCATGTGTTTAACGAGAATTTGAACTTTAAAGCTAACGCTGGTTCGGCATTCAGAGCGCCAAATCCGGCCGAATTAGGTTCGAACGGCGTGCATGAAGGTACTTTCAGGTATGAGATAGGTAACGGCAACCTGCGCCCCGAAAGAAGTTACCAGGCCGATGCAACTTTAGAATTTGGTTCGGGCGTTGTTACCGGGAGCTTGGGTGTGTATGAGAATTATGTGCACAATTTTATTTACGCATCTAACACCAATAACGAAAGCATTGAAATTCTGGATGAAGATCTTGGTGATTACCCTGTTTACCGTTACGGCCAGGTTAATGCCAACCTTTACGGTGCCGAAGCCAGCTTAACCTTACACCCGGTATCTTTCATCCATTTCGAGAATACGTTTAATTATACGCATGCGCAAAACACCACGCTGAATCGTCCGCTGGCCTTTATACCGGCCGGTACGCTACGCAATACATTGCGCTTTGAGCCAAAGGTTAAAGGCTTAAACTCACTCTACTTTTATGTGGGGGTTGACAACGCCTTTAAACAAACCCGTATCGACCCAACCTTCGAAACGCCAACAGCCTCATACACTTTACTGAATGCCGGTATTGGTACTACCATAAAGCTGGGTAAGCAAGAGTTGAAGCTGTATGTGTCTGGGGCTAATTTAACCAACAAACGTTACTATGATGCCCTGAGCCGTTTAAAACCAGGCAGATTGGATCAAACCAACACCAACCTGGGCGTTTATAATCCTGGCCGTAACATAACGTTCGGGTTTTTTATGCCTTTTAGCTTAAAGTAG
- the rho gene encoding transcription termination factor Rho: MPDTSELNDKLVSELRQMAKELGIAEADELRKAQLVTRIVEQEKLIDAARSQQAVLNDNYTGAPAPAAQDGAADEAADDKPRKRTRTVKTKTPAGRQAAEEAGADLFAAPEPVVQAETQQAGTPNDVEAVETVTATPAPVAEPAAAPQVRNPKFERRNNPREGAPTPRENNTPRENNRENPRENNNRENQRDNNRENNNQQQSKKDEINLDFDNVIVNEGVLEIMPDGYGFLRSSDYNYLTSPDDIYVSQSQIKLFGLKTGDTVRGSIRPPKEGEKYFPLVRVEAINGRVPAEVRDRVPFDHLTPLFPSERLNLFTDAGNYSTRIMDLFSPIGKGQRGLIVAQPKTGKTMLLKDVANAIAKNHPEVYLIILLIDERPEEVTDMARSVRAEVVSSTFDEPAERHVKIANIVLEKAKRMVECGHDVVILLDSITRLARAYNTVAPASGKILSGGVDANALHKPKRFFGAARNIEDGGSLTIIATALTETGSKMDEVIFEEFKGTGNMELQLDRKLSNKRIFPAIDITASSTRRDDLLLDRDTLQRIWILRNHLADMNSQESMEFLQGQIRGTKTNEEFLISMNS, from the coding sequence ATGCCTGATACTTCTGAATTGAATGACAAATTAGTGTCTGAATTACGTCAAATGGCTAAGGAGCTGGGTATTGCTGAAGCAGATGAACTGCGCAAGGCCCAGCTTGTAACCCGCATAGTTGAACAAGAAAAACTTATTGACGCAGCGCGTTCACAGCAAGCTGTGCTTAATGATAACTATACCGGTGCTCCTGCACCTGCTGCTCAGGATGGCGCAGCGGATGAGGCCGCCGATGATAAACCCCGCAAAAGAACCCGCACCGTAAAGACCAAAACGCCGGCCGGCCGCCAAGCTGCCGAAGAGGCCGGTGCCGACCTGTTTGCTGCACCCGAGCCTGTTGTACAAGCCGAAACTCAGCAAGCCGGTACGCCTAACGACGTTGAGGCAGTTGAAACAGTTACCGCAACGCCTGCTCCGGTAGCCGAGCCTGCGGCCGCTCCTCAAGTACGGAACCCTAAGTTTGAGCGTAGGAACAACCCGCGCGAAGGCGCCCCGACTCCTCGCGAAAACAACACACCAAGGGAGAATAACCGGGAAAACCCGCGTGAAAATAATAACCGGGAAAATCAGCGCGATAACAACCGGGAAAACAACAACCAGCAGCAAAGCAAAAAAGACGAGATAAACCTCGACTTTGATAACGTGATAGTGAATGAAGGTGTGTTGGAGATTATGCCCGATGGCTATGGTTTCCTGCGTTCATCAGATTATAACTACCTCACCTCGCCTGATGATATTTATGTATCACAGTCGCAGATAAAGCTGTTTGGTCTTAAAACCGGCGATACCGTACGTGGTAGTATCCGTCCACCTAAAGAGGGTGAGAAATACTTTCCGCTGGTACGTGTAGAGGCAATAAACGGCCGTGTACCTGCCGAAGTACGCGACCGTGTACCATTTGATCACTTAACGCCGCTATTCCCTTCTGAACGTTTAAACCTGTTTACTGATGCCGGCAATTATTCTACCCGTATTATGGACCTGTTCTCGCCTATTGGTAAAGGACAGCGCGGTTTAATTGTGGCCCAACCCAAAACAGGTAAAACCATGTTGCTGAAAGATGTGGCTAACGCCATTGCAAAAAATCACCCTGAAGTTTACCTCATCATCCTGTTAATTGATGAGCGCCCGGAAGAGGTAACCGATATGGCCCGCAGCGTGCGCGCCGAGGTTGTATCATCAACCTTTGATGAACCAGCAGAGCGCCATGTAAAAATAGCCAACATTGTGCTCGAAAAAGCAAAACGTATGGTAGAGTGTGGTCATGATGTGGTAATTTTACTCGATTCGATTACCCGTTTGGCGCGTGCTTACAATACTGTAGCGCCGGCGTCAGGTAAAATATTATCGGGTGGTGTGGATGCTAATGCCCTGCATAAACCTAAACGTTTCTTTGGTGCGGCCCGTAACATTGAGGATGGCGGTTCATTAACTATTATTGCCACCGCCCTTACCGAAACCGGCTCTAAAATGGACGAAGTTATCTTTGAAGAATTTAAAGGTACCGGTAACATGGAGCTGCAACTGGATCGTAAGTTATCTAACAAACGTATTTTCCCGGCTATTGATATTACAGCATCAAGTACCCGCCGCGATGACTTGTTATTAGACCGCGATACCCTGCAACGCATCTGGATACTTCGTAATCACCTCGCCGATATGAACTCACAGGAGTCAATGGAATTCTTGCAAGGACAAATCAGGGGCACTAAAACTAATGAGGAATTCTTGATCTCTATGAACTCGTAA
- the sppA gene encoding signal peptide peptidase SppA produces the protein MKQFFKFVLATVVGMFIVGVIMLILVVGIVASASGDKDVDVKDNSILTISLKNAVPERTPNNPLAGLDFLGFDDDKSVGLNDILASIKKAKKDDNIKGIYLTDSYMLSGQATTEEIRNALIDFKKSKKFIVAYSETYTQGFYYLASVADKVYLNPKGYFDFGGMSSQVTFFKGALDKLGIEAQIIKVGTYKSAVEPYFLEKMSDANRQQVTSYLGSLYNQFLTGVSTSRKLNKDSLYNIAYNLNVRNPEDAVKYKLVDALKYKDEVLDELKKRTSIELKKDLNSVAIEEYAKNTDSKDKDDDDKGPDNQIAMIYASGEISGGNGDDNTIGSDRISATLRKVRLDDKVKAVVLRVNSPGGSSLASDVIWREVSLTKKVKPVIVSMGDYAASGGYYISCAADSIFAEPNTVTGSIGIFAILPNMQKFFNGKLGITFDGVKTGKYSDLGDVSRPLTPEERAILQAQVNRGYDDFTNAVAKGRNKTQAYINSIGQGRVWTGEQALKIGLVDRLGNINDAIASAAKKAKIKDYNVVPYPEQKSLFKSFGSDVQSRVQAHLVKAELGDNYTYYQQLKSVKQMMRIPQARLPFIAEIK, from the coding sequence ATGAAACAATTTTTCAAGTTCGTACTCGCCACTGTAGTTGGTATGTTTATAGTAGGTGTTATTATGCTGATTTTAGTAGTTGGCATAGTAGCTTCGGCCAGTGGTGATAAGGATGTAGATGTTAAAGACAATTCCATACTTACAATATCCTTAAAAAATGCCGTTCCGGAACGCACGCCTAATAATCCGCTTGCCGGACTTGATTTTTTAGGTTTTGATGACGACAAAAGCGTGGGCCTGAATGATATTTTGGCCAGTATTAAAAAAGCCAAGAAAGACGACAACATTAAAGGCATTTATTTAACTGATAGCTATATGCTGTCGGGTCAGGCTACAACTGAGGAGATCCGCAATGCGCTGATTGATTTCAAGAAGTCGAAAAAGTTTATCGTAGCTTACTCTGAAACCTACACCCAAGGTTTTTACTATTTGGCATCGGTTGCCGATAAAGTGTACCTTAACCCTAAAGGTTATTTTGATTTTGGTGGCATGAGCTCGCAGGTTACCTTTTTTAAAGGCGCATTGGATAAATTAGGTATTGAGGCGCAAATCATTAAGGTAGGCACCTACAAAAGTGCAGTTGAACCATACTTTTTGGAAAAAATGAGCGATGCCAATCGTCAGCAGGTAACTTCTTACCTGGGATCGTTATACAACCAGTTCCTGACCGGTGTGAGCACCAGCCGTAAGCTTAATAAGGACAGCCTGTACAACATTGCTTACAATTTAAATGTACGCAACCCTGAGGATGCCGTAAAATACAAACTGGTAGATGCCCTGAAGTATAAAGATGAAGTGCTGGACGAATTGAAAAAACGCACCAGTATTGAACTGAAAAAAGATCTGAACAGTGTTGCCATAGAAGAGTATGCTAAAAACACCGACAGCAAGGATAAGGACGACGATGATAAAGGTCCGGATAACCAGATTGCAATGATTTATGCGTCGGGCGAAATTTCTGGCGGCAATGGCGATGACAACACCATCGGCTCTGACCGCATTTCGGCCACGCTGCGTAAAGTAAGGTTAGATGACAAGGTGAAAGCCGTGGTATTACGCGTTAACTCGCCTGGTGGCAGTTCATTAGCATCAGACGTGATCTGGCGCGAGGTGAGCTTGACTAAAAAAGTTAAACCTGTGATTGTGTCCATGGGCGATTATGCCGCATCTGGCGGTTACTATATCTCCTGTGCAGCCGATTCTATTTTTGCCGAACCCAATACCGTTACCGGCTCTATAGGCATATTTGCTATACTGCCTAACATGCAAAAGTTTTTTAACGGCAAACTGGGTATTACTTTTGATGGTGTAAAAACCGGCAAGTACTCGGATTTGGGAGATGTGAGCAGGCCGCTTACACCCGAAGAGCGCGCCATTTTACAAGCACAGGTAAACCGCGGTTACGATGACTTTACCAATGCTGTTGCAAAAGGCCGCAACAAAACACAGGCCTATATTAACAGCATAGGTCAGGGGCGTGTATGGACCGGCGAACAGGCCCTGAAAATTGGCCTGGTTGATCGGCTGGGTAATATTAATGACGCTATTGCTAGCGCCGCCAAAAAAGCTAAGATTAAAGATTACAATGTTGTACCCTACCCTGAACAAAAGAGTTTGTTTAAGAGCTTTGGCAGTGACGTACAAAGCCGCGTACAGGCACACTTGGTGAAAGCTGAACTGGGCGACAACTATACTTACTACCAGCAACTCAAAAGCGTAAAGCAAATGATGCGCATACCACAAGCCCGTTTACCCTTTATAGCAGAAATTAAATAA
- the pyrF gene encoding orotidine-5'-phosphate decarboxylase yields the protein MLSRQQLISQIKQKKSFLCVGLDTDLDKIPAFLLDYPDPILEFNKRIIDATQDLCVAYKPNAAFYESYGVKGLHALIATNKYLPKDCLSIIDAKRGDIGNTSDRYARAFFDESAGGMNFDAITITPYMGHDSITPYLAYEGKWVVILALTSSVGSHDFQYLQTNEGLLYEAVIKKANTLAGNDRIMFVVGATKGAEFENIRKHAPNNFLLVPGIGAQGGSLEEVCRYGMTSECGLLVNASRSIIYASNGTDFAEAARAEALSLQQQMQVELEKAGVI from the coding sequence ATGCTCTCACGCCAGCAGCTCATTAGCCAGATTAAGCAAAAAAAATCGTTCTTATGCGTAGGTTTAGATACCGATCTGGATAAAATACCGGCTTTTTTGCTCGATTATCCTGATCCGATCCTGGAATTCAATAAACGTATTATTGACGCAACCCAAGATTTGTGTGTGGCTTATAAACCTAATGCTGCGTTTTACGAAAGCTACGGCGTAAAAGGTCTGCACGCCTTAATTGCCACTAACAAATACCTCCCCAAAGACTGCCTCAGCATTATTGATGCTAAGCGTGGCGACATTGGCAATACCTCAGACCGTTATGCCCGGGCTTTTTTTGATGAAAGTGCAGGCGGAATGAATTTTGATGCTATCACCATAACGCCCTACATGGGGCATGATAGTATCACGCCATACCTGGCTTATGAAGGCAAATGGGTAGTTATACTGGCGCTAACCTCTTCAGTAGGCAGTCACGATTTTCAGTACCTGCAAACCAACGAAGGCTTGTTGTATGAGGCCGTTATAAAAAAAGCTAACACACTAGCCGGTAATGATCGCATTATGTTTGTAGTGGGAGCAACCAAAGGCGCCGAATTTGAAAATATACGCAAGCATGCACCCAATAACTTTTTGTTAGTACCTGGTATAGGTGCGCAGGGCGGTAGCCTGGAAGAGGTATGCCGCTACGGCATGACATCCGAATGTGGCCTGTTGGTGAACGCCTCGCGCTCAATCATCTACGCCTCCAACGGCACCGACTTTGCCGAGGCCGCCCGCGCTGAAGCACTAAGCCTTCAACAGCAAATGCAGGTAGAGCTGGAAAAGGCAGGGGTAATTTAA
- a CDS encoding cation diffusion facilitator family transporter, with protein sequence MAASKTPIYTALGANLLIAITKLAAAVFTGSSAMVSEGIHSLVDTSNEVLLLLGISKSKKPADESRPFGYGRELYFWSFVVSLLFFALGGGFSVYEGIEHLMHPQEVTNPVWNYVVLGIAFIFDGISFITAIKEFKRQRGDTPFWQAVHQSKDPSTFVVLFEDAADVIGILIAFTGILLGQLLENPYIDGIASILIGLLLTAVAILLVRESRSLLMGETPLPEELKAVIELTESDPLVNEVSQHLSTYLAPEEVILILKVNFIREAGNAQITDAIQSIRAAIQSRYPHYKQLFVEPV encoded by the coding sequence ATGGCTGCATCTAAAACACCTATTTACACGGCACTCGGCGCTAATTTATTAATTGCCATTACTAAACTGGCGGCGGCAGTATTTACCGGCAGTTCGGCTATGGTATCTGAGGGCATACACTCCCTTGTTGACACCAGCAACGAAGTGCTGCTGCTGTTGGGCATCAGTAAAAGTAAAAAGCCGGCCGATGAAAGCCGGCCGTTTGGTTATGGGCGCGAGCTTTATTTTTGGTCGTTTGTGGTATCGCTGCTATTTTTTGCGCTGGGTGGTGGTTTTTCGGTTTACGAAGGTATCGAACACTTGATGCATCCGCAGGAAGTAACCAACCCTGTTTGGAACTATGTGGTATTGGGTATCGCCTTTATATTCGATGGCATCTCGTTTATCACCGCCATAAAAGAATTTAAACGTCAGCGCGGTGATACCCCCTTTTGGCAGGCCGTGCACCAGAGTAAGGATCCATCAACTTTTGTGGTACTATTTGAAGATGCCGCCGATGTGATTGGGATACTGATTGCTTTTACCGGCATATTACTAGGTCAGTTGCTTGAAAACCCTTACATCGATGGTATAGCTTCCATACTGATTGGTTTACTGCTTACCGCCGTTGCCATACTGCTGGTACGCGAGAGTCGTAGCCTGCTCATGGGCGAAACCCCACTGCCCGAAGAATTAAAAGCGGTAATTGAGTTGACAGAAAGTGATCCTTTAGTGAATGAGGTATCCCAGCACTTATCCACCTACTTGGCACCCGAAGAAGTGATTTTGATATTGAAAGTAAACTTTATTCGCGAAGCTGGCAACGCACAGATTACCGATGCCATTCAAAGCATTCGTGCAGCTATACAAAGCCGGTACCCTCATTATAAGCAACTTTTTGTAGAACCGGTGTAA
- the purS gene encoding phosphoribosylformylglycinamidine synthase subunit PurS, which produces MKFQAEIDVMPKKEILDPQGKAVTGSMKNLGLAEIQNVRIGKHISLEIEAENEAAAQAKTEQACKNLLANLIMESYTFKVFPA; this is translated from the coding sequence ATGAAGTTTCAGGCCGAAATAGATGTAATGCCAAAAAAAGAAATCTTAGACCCGCAAGGTAAAGCCGTAACCGGCAGCATGAAAAACCTGGGTTTGGCCGAAATTCAGAATGTACGCATAGGCAAACACATCAGCTTAGAAATTGAAGCTGAAAACGAAGCAGCTGCTCAAGCTAAAACTGAACAAGCCTGCAAAAACCTGTTAGCTAACCTCATTATGGAAAGCTATACATTCAAGGTTTTCCCTGCCTAA
- a CDS encoding PRC-barrel domain-containing protein, translated as MEDNEYSRLEELSGSDFEIADGQPDIKGWDVKTDSGENIGDVEELLFNPQTRKVRYMVVDTDANDLRLEARRILIPIGVAELHKDDDFVVVPQVAVTHLENLPSYERGSLLTAEHESHIRTTFSSLGAAGMSMGAVGSQPTEDFYEHEQFNQNRLYNRRRQETNPDKLLPETGTPDDISTTSSTAQNALPEAPKQPELPRHREENDLP; from the coding sequence ATGGAAGATAATGAATACAGCCGTTTAGAAGAACTGAGTGGCAGCGACTTTGAGATAGCAGACGGACAGCCCGACATTAAAGGCTGGGATGTAAAAACCGACAGCGGCGAAAACATAGGTGATGTGGAAGAACTACTGTTTAACCCGCAAACCCGCAAGGTACGTTACATGGTAGTTGATACCGATGCAAATGATTTAAGATTGGAAGCACGCCGCATTCTTATTCCAATTGGGGTGGCTGAGCTGCACAAGGATGATGACTTTGTGGTAGTGCCGCAGGTTGCGGTTACCCACCTTGAAAATCTGCCTTCTTACGAGCGGGGTAGCCTGTTAACAGCCGAACACGAAAGTCACATACGCACCACTTTCTCAAGTCTGGGTGCTGCAGGTATGAGCATGGGCGCGGTAGGCTCGCAGCCTACCGAAGATTTTTACGAGCATGAGCAGTTTAACCAAAACCGGTTGTATAACCGCCGCAGGCAGGAAACTAATCCAGATAAATTATTGCCTGAAACTGGTACACCTGACGACATAAGCACCACATCGAGCACAGCCCAAAACGCCTTACCCGAAGCCCCCAAGCAGCCAGAACTTCCAAGGCACCGCGAGGAGAATGATTTACCGTAA
- the folK gene encoding 2-amino-4-hydroxy-6-hydroxymethyldihydropteridine diphosphokinase, with amino-acid sequence MVKVYLLLGSNLGNRENYLKQAEGCIETEAGAVIQCSDIFETQSWGKTDAPDYLNQVLLIETTLPPQELLARLLSIELTLGRKREEKWGTRTIDIDILFYGDEIIKEHNLVIPHPEMHNRRFTLEPLAQIAPDLIHPTLHQTITELKNNLKDKLDVKKIYF; translated from the coding sequence ATGGTAAAGGTTTATTTGTTATTGGGCAGTAATTTAGGCAACCGGGAAAATTACTTAAAGCAAGCCGAAGGTTGCATTGAAACCGAAGCCGGCGCCGTTATACAATGCTCGGATATATTTGAAACGCAAAGTTGGGGAAAAACTGATGCGCCCGATTATTTAAACCAGGTCTTGTTGATTGAAACTACCCTGCCTCCGCAGGAATTATTAGCCAGATTATTGAGTATTGAATTGACTTTGGGGCGAAAACGCGAAGAGAAGTGGGGCACACGTACCATTGATATTGATATTTTATTTTACGGAGATGAAATTATTAAGGAGCATAACCTGGTTATACCCCACCCCGAAATGCATAACCGCAGGTTTACGCTGGAACCGCTTGCCCAAATAGCGCCTGATCTAATTCATCCAACACTACATCAAACCATAACCGAACTTAAAAATAACCTGAAAGATAAATTAGACGTAAAAAAAATATATTTTTGA
- a CDS encoding Hpt domain-containing protein gives MSNTDPNADLDLSFLYEIADGSDEFIVESIDMFLQQTPQLVQEIGEGIASQNWQATGAAAHKLKPNLGFFGMLSLQSMMQEIEVLAKGGVPDVAFISDRFNTAKALIEANLVKLEQIKAEKGSAS, from the coding sequence ATGTCCAACACCGACCCTAACGCAGATTTAGACTTATCTTTTTTGTACGAAATTGCTGATGGCAGCGATGAATTTATTGTAGAATCGATTGATATGTTTTTGCAGCAAACGCCGCAATTGGTGCAAGAGATAGGGGAGGGGATAGCATCGCAGAACTGGCAGGCAACTGGTGCAGCCGCACACAAATTGAAACCTAACCTGGGCTTTTTTGGTATGCTGAGTTTGCAAAGCATGATGCAGGAAATAGAAGTACTGGCCAAAGGTGGCGTACCCGATGTGGCTTTTATAAGCGACCGGTTTAACACCGCCAAAGCGCTAATTGAAGCTAACCTGGTAAAGCTCGAGCAAATCAAAGCCGAGAAGGGAAGCGCTTCTTAA